Proteins encoded together in one Stigmatella aurantiaca window:
- a CDS encoding HAD-IB family phosphatase yields MTWDIFCDFDGTVALEDVVDSLLERFAPPAWREIDQDWKLGRIGSRECLAQQVPLLDMSRAELDRHLDRIPLDAEFAAFVQEARAQGHQLSIVSDGPDYAIQRILSRHGLTDIPILSNVLHQRGERAWQLGFSHFQEKCGTGTGQCLCGRGKRNPREPAGGPPCLLIGAGASDCCVAQWADFVFAKKGLMGHCALRGLSYQAIQGFADARRLLPGLAQRLPSGFQPASAPALRAVGG; encoded by the coding sequence GTGACCTGGGACATTTTCTGCGATTTCGATGGAACGGTTGCCCTCGAAGACGTCGTTGACTCGTTGCTCGAGCGGTTCGCCCCTCCTGCCTGGCGGGAGATTGATCAGGACTGGAAGCTGGGCCGGATCGGCTCGCGGGAATGTCTGGCACAGCAGGTGCCGTTGCTGGACATGTCACGCGCCGAGCTCGACCGGCACCTGGACAGGATTCCCCTGGACGCGGAGTTCGCCGCCTTTGTCCAGGAGGCGCGGGCCCAAGGCCACCAGCTCAGCATCGTCAGCGATGGGCCCGACTACGCCATCCAGCGCATCCTGTCCCGGCATGGGCTGACGGACATTCCCATCCTCTCCAACGTGCTTCACCAGCGTGGCGAGCGGGCCTGGCAGTTGGGGTTTTCCCACTTCCAGGAGAAGTGCGGCACGGGGACAGGCCAGTGCCTGTGTGGCCGGGGGAAACGCAACCCGCGGGAGCCCGCGGGAGGGCCTCCCTGCCTGCTGATTGGCGCGGGCGCTTCGGATTGCTGTGTCGCGCAATGGGCGGACTTCGTCTTCGCCAAGAAGGGGCTGATGGGGCATTGCGCCCTGCGGGGGCTTTCGTATCAAGCCATCCAGGGATTCGCGGATGCGCGCCGCTTGCTGCCTGGCCTCGCGCAGCGCCTCCCCAGCGGTTTCCAGCCCGCCTCCGCGCCCGCCCTCCGGGCGGTGGGCGGATAA
- a CDS encoding DUF1348 family protein, whose translation MHERPPLPPFTAETAALKARLAEDAWNSRDPARVAQAYTQDSRWRNRAEFFQGREAIQAFLARKWQRELDYRLIKELWAFTGNRIAVRFAYEWRDDSNHWMRSHGNEQWEFDEHGLMSRREASINDVRISEDERLFRWPLGPRPKEHPGLSELGL comes from the coding sequence ATGCACGAGCGCCCCCCACTTCCCCCCTTCACCGCCGAGACCGCAGCGCTCAAGGCGCGGCTCGCCGAAGACGCCTGGAACAGCCGCGATCCTGCCCGGGTCGCGCAGGCCTATACACAGGACAGCCGCTGGAGGAATCGCGCGGAGTTCTTCCAAGGCCGGGAGGCCATCCAGGCCTTTCTTGCCCGAAAGTGGCAACGCGAGCTCGACTACCGCCTCATCAAGGAGCTCTGGGCCTTCACCGGAAACCGGATCGCCGTGCGCTTCGCTTACGAATGGCGCGACGACAGCAACCACTGGATGCGCTCACATGGGAACGAGCAGTGGGAGTTCGACGAACACGGCCTCATGAGCAGGCGCGAGGCGAGCATCAACGATGTTCGAATCTCCGAGGACGAACGGCTGTTCCGCTGGCCCCTGGGGCCGCGGCCCAAGGAGCACCCAGGGCTGAGCGAACTCGGGCTCTGA
- a CDS encoding ABC transporter substrate-binding protein, giving the protein MMKLLSQLVVLTLFLTATLSEARTFEEIKKDGKFIVATEGGFPPFNFYQGPKLTGFEVEIAEALAKKMGVKIEWRALAFDALLAGLRQDRWDMVIASFGITPQRSKAVSFTDPHYCSGGVVVAKDPAVRTAQDLSGKVVAVQTGTTYLESVQKLPGVKEVKNFPKDTDARAALMSGRVDAWVTDKFVAKAALESGASAGLKLGDFVFIEQIAPAVKKGNTSLVEAINKALQEIMADGTYEAISKKYLKEDVRCR; this is encoded by the coding sequence ATGATGAAATTGCTGAGCCAACTTGTTGTCCTGACGTTGTTTCTTACCGCGACTTTGTCCGAGGCGCGGACGTTCGAGGAGATCAAGAAGGACGGCAAGTTCATCGTCGCCACGGAGGGCGGATTCCCTCCCTTCAACTTCTATCAGGGCCCGAAGCTCACCGGCTTCGAGGTCGAGATCGCCGAGGCGCTCGCCAAGAAGATGGGCGTGAAGATCGAATGGCGCGCCCTCGCGTTCGATGCGCTCCTCGCGGGCTTGCGCCAGGACCGCTGGGACATGGTGATCGCCTCGTTCGGCATCACCCCGCAGCGTTCCAAGGCTGTCTCCTTCACGGACCCGCACTACTGCTCGGGCGGAGTGGTTGTCGCGAAGGATCCGGCGGTCCGCACGGCCCAGGATCTCTCCGGCAAGGTGGTGGCGGTGCAGACGGGGACCACCTACCTGGAGAGCGTCCAGAAGCTCCCGGGTGTGAAAGAGGTGAAGAACTTCCCGAAGGACACCGACGCCCGGGCCGCGCTCATGAGTGGCCGCGTGGATGCGTGGGTGACGGACAAGTTCGTCGCCAAGGCCGCCCTCGAGTCGGGCGCCTCCGCGGGCTTGAAGCTCGGTGACTTCGTGTTCATCGAGCAGATCGCCCCCGCGGTGAAGAAGGGCAACACCTCGCTCGTGGAGGCGATCAACAAGGCCCTCCAGGAGATCATGGCCGACGGCACGTACGAGGCGATCTCGAAGAAGTACCTCAAGGAAGACGTTCGCTGCAGGTGA
- a CDS encoding amino acid ABC transporter permease, with amino-acid sequence MNGLLSVWPQGWTRQQRSTATIAVSAAVLVLFLWLVATPLAWLPEPIGPAAQEFAEGARITVGLTLVAGLAGVVLGVFAALAKLAPFAPLRWGAELYIWVIRGTPLLVQVLFVFLALPMLLPGVQLSDFNSAAAALAVNVGAYNAEALRAGILAVPKGQTEAARSLGLSPTQTFIHIVFPQSFKIALPPLVNNVVALLKDSSLAYVIGVVELTNVGNRVQAATFEPVPVFMATACIYLILTTVLTQISGAIEHRLDIEQRS; translated from the coding sequence ATGAACGGCCTCCTCTCCGTCTGGCCCCAAGGCTGGACGCGCCAGCAGCGCAGCACCGCCACCATCGCCGTGTCGGCCGCCGTGCTGGTGCTCTTCTTGTGGCTCGTGGCGACGCCGCTGGCCTGGTTGCCCGAGCCCATTGGCCCCGCTGCCCAGGAGTTCGCGGAGGGCGCGCGCATCACGGTGGGGCTGACGCTCGTGGCGGGCCTGGCGGGCGTCGTCCTCGGCGTGTTCGCCGCCCTGGCCAAGCTGGCACCCTTCGCGCCCCTGCGGTGGGGGGCGGAGCTCTACATCTGGGTGATCCGCGGCACGCCGCTGCTCGTCCAGGTGTTGTTCGTGTTCCTTGCCCTGCCGATGCTCCTGCCGGGAGTCCAGCTGTCGGACTTCAACTCGGCGGCCGCGGCGCTCGCGGTGAACGTGGGGGCCTACAACGCCGAGGCGCTCCGGGCGGGAATCCTCGCCGTGCCCAAGGGGCAGACGGAGGCGGCGCGGTCGCTGGGCCTCTCGCCCACGCAGACCTTCATCCACATCGTGTTCCCGCAGAGCTTCAAGATCGCGCTGCCGCCGCTGGTGAACAACGTGGTGGCGCTGCTCAAGGACTCCTCGCTGGCCTATGTCATCGGCGTCGTCGAGCTGACGAACGTCGGCAACCGGGTGCAGGCCGCCACGTTCGAGCCCGTGCCGGTGTTCATGGCCACGGCCTGCATCTACCTCATCCTCACGACCGTGCTGACCCAGATCTCGGGTGCCATCGAGCACCGGCTCGATATCGAGCAGCGCTCCTGA
- a CDS encoding amino acid ABC transporter ATP-binding protein produces the protein MPPTSDTPPQAPLIVVEGVNKHFGASHVLRDVSTRFYEGQVAVIIGASGSGKSTFLRTLNRLEKHGSGRIVVDGIELNDSVKNLDAIRREVGMVFQQFNLFPHLTVLENITLAPRRVRKTPRKQAQEAALELLTRVGLKDHAHKYPHQLSGGQQQRVAIARSLAMQPKVLLFDEPTSALDPEMINEVLDVMKDIARSGMTMIVVTHEMRFAREVGDRILFFDQGTLLQEAPPDEFFDRQHNERIRGFLGQLAH, from the coding sequence ATGCCTCCCACCTCTGACACCCCACCGCAGGCGCCCCTCATTGTCGTGGAAGGCGTGAACAAGCACTTCGGGGCCTCCCATGTCCTGAGGGATGTCTCCACGCGCTTCTACGAGGGGCAGGTGGCGGTCATCATCGGTGCGTCCGGCTCCGGGAAGTCGACGTTCCTGCGCACGCTCAACCGGTTGGAGAAGCACGGCTCCGGGCGGATCGTGGTGGATGGAATCGAGCTGAATGACAGCGTGAAGAACCTGGATGCCATCCGCCGCGAGGTGGGGATGGTGTTCCAGCAGTTCAACCTGTTCCCACACCTCACCGTGCTGGAGAACATCACGCTCGCGCCCCGCCGCGTGCGCAAGACGCCGCGCAAGCAGGCCCAGGAAGCGGCGCTCGAATTGCTCACCCGCGTGGGGCTGAAGGACCACGCGCACAAATACCCGCACCAGCTCTCGGGCGGCCAGCAGCAGCGCGTGGCCATCGCGCGCTCGCTGGCCATGCAGCCGAAGGTCCTGCTCTTCGACGAGCCGACCAGCGCGCTGGACCCCGAGATGATCAACGAGGTGCTGGACGTGATGAAGGACATCGCGCGCTCGGGCATGACGATGATCGTCGTCACGCACGAGATGCGTTTCGCCCGTGAGGTGGGTGACCGGATCCTCTTCTTCGATCAGGGCACCCTGCTGCAGGAAGCGCCTCCGGATGAGTTTTTCGACAGACAGCACAACGAGCGGATCCGGGGATTCCTGGGGCAGCTCGCGCACTAG
- a CDS encoding DcaP family trimeric outer membrane transporter — MSAAFLLLSASAATAQQAQQAGASQPADMEAVRAELTRLREELEALKAAKPEAATGTASASGESKKAEPKTLEERIDLVEVKQEDAVVAGDFPGSFRIPGTDISLRLYGIAELNWFHDFQGDSSDIDFASFSPYLPLEDTPAGNRKNRNFFNARTSRFGIAAGMPTRLGQVSVKIEGDFANEPRTGDTSQYGTPRNVFTQLQTNSYGFRLRHAYGQFGGLLIGQTWSTFMDVDNYPETVDFNGPVGATISRQPMIRYAYATQGAGTFTVALENSASYVLNDEGAVLGTSIARLPDLILRWDKSFGWGATSVRGMTQELRVDDGADAEGIRRGWGAAASLLVKTRGNDLLTLGVTGGEGIGRYLNFIEGAIYDADADEIELERAAGLIVGYQFKPTSWVRINLVYGMTRHFDNDFTDAIVENGLNSGRFGVNRWVQQANFGPIFTPVQGVDLGIEGIVGSRKTLAGERGHMTRLNFMARYYIN, encoded by the coding sequence ATGTCTGCGGCGTTCCTGTTGTTGAGCGCCAGCGCCGCCACCGCCCAGCAGGCGCAGCAGGCCGGGGCCTCGCAGCCCGCGGACATGGAGGCGGTACGCGCGGAGCTGACGCGGTTGCGTGAAGAGCTGGAGGCGCTCAAGGCCGCGAAGCCCGAGGCCGCCACCGGGACCGCGTCCGCATCGGGCGAGTCCAAGAAGGCCGAGCCCAAGACCCTCGAGGAGCGGATCGACCTCGTGGAGGTGAAGCAGGAGGACGCGGTGGTCGCGGGAGACTTCCCCGGCTCCTTCCGCATCCCCGGTACGGACATCTCGCTGCGCCTCTACGGCATCGCGGAGCTGAACTGGTTCCACGACTTCCAGGGCGACAGCTCCGACATCGACTTCGCGTCGTTCTCCCCGTACCTGCCGCTGGAAGACACGCCCGCGGGCAACCGCAAGAACCGCAACTTCTTCAACGCCCGTACGTCGCGGTTCGGGATCGCGGCAGGCATGCCCACCCGCCTGGGCCAGGTGAGCGTGAAGATCGAGGGTGACTTCGCCAACGAGCCGCGCACCGGTGACACCTCTCAGTACGGCACGCCCCGGAACGTCTTCACGCAGCTGCAGACGAACAGCTACGGCTTCCGTTTGCGCCACGCGTACGGGCAGTTCGGCGGGCTGCTCATCGGCCAGACCTGGTCCACCTTCATGGACGTGGACAACTACCCGGAGACCGTGGACTTCAACGGCCCGGTGGGCGCGACCATCAGCCGCCAGCCGATGATCCGCTACGCCTACGCCACGCAGGGCGCGGGCACCTTCACCGTCGCGCTCGAGAACTCGGCGAGCTATGTGCTCAACGACGAAGGGGCCGTTCTGGGCACGAGCATCGCGCGGCTGCCCGACCTGATTCTGCGCTGGGACAAGAGCTTCGGGTGGGGCGCGACGAGCGTGCGTGGCATGACGCAGGAGCTGCGCGTCGATGACGGAGCGGACGCCGAAGGCATCCGGCGGGGATGGGGCGCCGCGGCCAGCTTGCTCGTGAAGACGCGCGGCAACGACCTGCTCACGTTGGGCGTGACGGGCGGCGAGGGCATCGGGCGCTACCTCAACTTCATCGAGGGCGCCATCTACGACGCGGACGCCGACGAGATCGAACTCGAGCGGGCCGCCGGCCTCATCGTCGGCTACCAGTTCAAGCCCACCTCCTGGGTGCGCATCAACCTCGTCTACGGCATGACGCGCCACTTCGACAACGACTTCACCGATGCCATCGTGGAGAACGGCCTCAACTCGGGCCGCTTCGGCGTCAACCGCTGGGTCCAGCAGGCCAACTTCGGTCCCATCTTCACGCCGGTGCAGGGCGTCGACCTGGGTATCGAGGGCATCGTGGGCTCGCGCAAGACGCTCGCCGGTGAGCGTGGCCACATGACGCGTCTGAACTTCATGGCCCGGTACTACATCAACTGA
- a CDS encoding SMP-30/gluconolactonase/LRE family protein, whose translation MSPSPSRCLSRLLAACLLLPVGCETEDGPTPVYRQEVVVAGSAFQGVHGLALDGKGHLLASNLLGQSVHSVDLSTGAVTTVEGPPLGGADDVTFGPDGSLYWTGYFTGQLMRRPPEGTTRVIATNLPGLNSLAFRRDGRFYVTQVGRGDALWEVDPDGNTPPRLILSGLGTLNGFEFGPDDRLYGPLLSKGQIARVDVDTGTVEVVAEGFGMPTAVNFDARREHLYVVDAVRGALVRVRLPSGAKELVAKLPTGLDNLTVGPDDQVYVSNMVDNGIHVINPADGSIRPVVESRLSVPSGLAVAPEDEDERLYVADVYALRRVGGRDGTVTQTTRVLSTPMTFPMHVSLGEAHVVLSSAYLGNVQVLDRASGEVLRTLPNTNGVQGALELPDGTLLLAEASTGRLVRVDTAEPAGITVLTEGLEGPVGLVAETEAEEPGVYVTEVRSGRVTRVRLRDGARSTVAEGLQAPEGIARHPDGGLIVAEVGRQQLVRIEPATGRLTVLASGLRIGLPESEGLPPGYVPTGVAVGRSGTIYLSSDIESALYRFVPVP comes from the coding sequence ATGAGCCCCTCCCCCTCTCGATGCCTCTCCAGGCTCCTGGCCGCCTGCCTGTTGCTGCCGGTGGGCTGCGAGACCGAGGACGGCCCCACCCCCGTCTACCGCCAGGAGGTGGTCGTGGCGGGCTCTGCCTTCCAGGGGGTCCACGGGTTGGCCCTCGATGGAAAGGGACACCTGCTGGCCAGCAACCTGCTCGGCCAGTCAGTCCACTCCGTCGACTTGAGCACGGGGGCAGTCACTACCGTGGAAGGGCCTCCGCTGGGCGGTGCGGATGATGTGACGTTCGGCCCCGATGGCTCCCTCTACTGGACTGGATACTTCACCGGCCAGTTGATGCGGCGCCCCCCGGAGGGAACGACGCGCGTCATCGCCACGAATCTGCCGGGGCTCAACTCGCTGGCCTTCCGCCGCGACGGCAGGTTCTACGTCACCCAGGTCGGCCGGGGCGATGCGCTGTGGGAAGTGGACCCGGACGGGAACACCCCTCCCCGGCTGATCCTCTCCGGGCTTGGCACGCTCAATGGCTTCGAGTTCGGCCCGGACGACCGGCTCTACGGTCCGCTCCTGAGCAAGGGGCAGATTGCCCGCGTGGACGTGGACACGGGGACCGTCGAGGTGGTGGCGGAAGGCTTCGGGATGCCGACCGCCGTCAACTTCGATGCGCGCCGCGAGCACCTCTACGTGGTCGACGCGGTGCGGGGCGCGCTGGTCCGCGTCCGGCTTCCCTCGGGAGCCAAGGAGCTCGTCGCGAAGCTGCCCACCGGCCTCGACAACCTGACGGTCGGCCCCGATGATCAGGTGTACGTGTCCAACATGGTGGACAACGGCATCCACGTCATCAACCCCGCCGATGGCTCCATCCGGCCCGTCGTCGAGTCGCGCCTGAGCGTGCCCTCGGGCCTCGCCGTCGCGCCGGAGGATGAGGACGAGCGCCTGTACGTGGCGGACGTGTACGCCCTTCGCCGGGTAGGCGGGCGCGATGGAACGGTGACCCAGACCACCCGTGTCCTCTCCACCCCGATGACCTTCCCCATGCATGTGAGCCTGGGCGAGGCGCATGTGGTGCTGAGCAGCGCCTACCTGGGCAATGTGCAGGTGCTGGACCGGGCCTCCGGAGAGGTTCTGCGGACGCTCCCGAACACGAACGGCGTCCAGGGCGCGCTCGAACTCCCCGATGGCACGCTGCTCCTCGCCGAGGCATCCACGGGCAGGCTCGTCCGCGTGGATACCGCCGAGCCCGCGGGAATCACGGTGCTGACCGAGGGCCTGGAAGGCCCCGTAGGGCTCGTGGCCGAGACGGAGGCAGAGGAGCCGGGGGTGTACGTCACGGAGGTGCGCTCGGGACGGGTCACCCGGGTGCGCCTGCGGGATGGGGCCCGGAGCACGGTGGCCGAAGGCCTCCAGGCACCCGAGGGCATCGCCCGGCATCCGGACGGGGGATTGATCGTCGCCGAGGTAGGCCGCCAGCAGCTGGTGCGCATCGAACCGGCCACGGGACGCCTGACCGTGCTCGCCAGCGGCTTGCGCATCGGCCTGCCCGAGAGCGAGGGCCTGCCCCCCGGCTACGTGCCCACGGGCGTCGCCGTGGGCCGCTCTGGGACAATCTATCTGTCCTCCGATATCGAAAGCGCCCTGTACCGCTTCGTCCCCGTGCCCTGA
- a CDS encoding flavin-containing monooxygenase has product MSETKKGEVSFSPEALKEKYRLEREKRLRPDGNTQYIGLSGLYADFDKDPYVEPGFTRPALTETLDVLIVGGGFGGMLAAARLRQAGVNSFRIVEKGGDFGGTWYWNRYPGAACDVESYVYLPLLEETGYMPTEKYAKAPEIFAHCQRIGRHFGLYKAALFQTQVQQMDWDENARRWRVTTQRGDRLSARFVIVAGGVLHKAKLPGIPGIETFQGHSFHTSRWDYAYTGGGPMGGMRRLADKRVGIIGTGATAVQAIPHLGASAQHLYVFQRTPSGVGVRNNQRTDAQWVKTLQPGWQQERIVNFTAVVSGREQEVDLVRDGWTYLFQDTARRQARSPEEAAELRQLDDYRKMEEIRARVAAIVKDPVTAEALKPYYDPLCKRPCFHDEYLETFNRPNVQLVDTGGKGVERITPAGVVVQGKEYPVDCLIYASGFEVSTEYTRRLGFDIRGRGGKSLRDSWAEGAATLHGMHSRGYPNLLIFSTAQSGWAINFVHILNEQSQHAAYIIERCLKRGIETIEPSEQAQQQWWEVILGELKKKGIIFGGPDCTPGYYNNEGVKSAPSAVRLASMGDTLKFAELLRHWRQGDDLAGLEVTRGEAASHP; this is encoded by the coding sequence ATGAGTGAGACGAAGAAGGGCGAGGTCTCGTTCTCTCCGGAAGCGTTGAAGGAGAAGTACCGGTTGGAGCGCGAGAAGCGGCTGCGCCCGGACGGCAACACCCAGTACATCGGCTTGAGCGGCCTCTACGCGGACTTCGACAAGGACCCCTACGTCGAGCCCGGCTTCACCCGTCCTGCGCTGACCGAGACGCTCGACGTGCTGATCGTCGGCGGAGGCTTTGGCGGCATGCTGGCGGCAGCCCGGCTGCGCCAGGCGGGGGTGAACTCCTTCCGCATCGTCGAGAAGGGGGGCGACTTCGGCGGCACCTGGTACTGGAACCGCTATCCCGGCGCCGCCTGTGACGTGGAGTCTTACGTCTACCTGCCGCTGCTCGAAGAGACCGGCTACATGCCCACGGAGAAGTACGCCAAGGCCCCGGAGATCTTCGCCCACTGCCAGCGGATCGGCCGGCACTTCGGCCTCTACAAGGCGGCGCTGTTCCAGACCCAGGTCCAGCAGATGGACTGGGACGAGAACGCGCGGCGCTGGCGCGTTACCACCCAGCGCGGCGACCGGCTCTCGGCCCGGTTCGTCATCGTCGCGGGGGGCGTGCTCCACAAGGCGAAGCTGCCCGGCATCCCGGGCATCGAGACCTTCCAGGGACACAGCTTCCACACGAGCCGCTGGGACTATGCCTATACCGGCGGCGGCCCGATGGGCGGCATGCGCCGGCTGGCCGATAAGCGCGTAGGCATCATCGGGACGGGGGCCACCGCGGTGCAGGCCATTCCCCACCTGGGGGCCTCGGCCCAACACCTGTATGTCTTTCAACGCACCCCCTCGGGCGTGGGGGTCCGCAACAACCAGCGGACGGATGCGCAATGGGTGAAGACGCTCCAGCCCGGCTGGCAGCAGGAGCGCATCGTCAACTTCACCGCGGTCGTCTCCGGCCGTGAGCAGGAAGTCGATCTGGTGCGGGACGGTTGGACCTATCTCTTCCAGGACACCGCACGCCGTCAGGCCCGGAGCCCCGAGGAGGCGGCGGAACTGCGCCAGCTCGACGATTACCGCAAGATGGAGGAGATCCGCGCGCGCGTGGCCGCCATCGTCAAGGACCCGGTGACGGCCGAGGCCCTCAAGCCCTATTACGATCCGCTGTGCAAGCGGCCCTGCTTCCACGACGAGTACCTGGAGACGTTCAACCGTCCCAACGTCCAGCTCGTCGACACCGGGGGCAAGGGCGTGGAGCGAATCACTCCTGCGGGCGTGGTGGTCCAGGGCAAGGAATACCCCGTTGACTGTTTGATCTACGCCTCGGGCTTCGAAGTCTCCACCGAGTACACCCGCCGGTTGGGCTTCGACATTCGCGGGCGCGGCGGCAAGTCCCTGCGCGACAGCTGGGCCGAGGGCGCGGCGACGTTGCATGGCATGCACAGCCGGGGCTACCCGAACCTGCTGATCTTCAGCACGGCCCAGAGCGGCTGGGCGATCAACTTCGTCCACATCCTCAACGAGCAGTCGCAACACGCCGCCTACATCATCGAGCGTTGCCTGAAGCGGGGCATCGAGACGATCGAACCCTCGGAGCAGGCGCAGCAGCAATGGTGGGAGGTCATCCTCGGGGAACTCAAGAAGAAGGGCATCATCTTCGGCGGCCCCGATTGCACGCCCGGCTACTACAACAACGAGGGCGTCAAGAGTGCCCCGAGCGCCGTGCGGCTCGCGTCCATGGGAGACACGCTCAAGTTCGCCGAACTCCTGCGCCACTGGCGCCAGGGGGACGACCTCGCGGGCCTGGAAGTCACGCGCGGAGAGGCGGCCTCCCACCCATGA
- a CDS encoding TetR family transcriptional regulator, with protein MSRPIEPKTSARQRDADRTRAALLAAARTLFSTRGFANTGVRDVADLAGVNSSLVGRYFGSKQGLFRATLEQVIDISPLIQGDRRRFGVDVVAAFLDAEDAPGPLAMMILSAADPEAHAASVEMLQTQVIAPLARWLGEPDGEGRAARLNMLWTGFLTMWRLLPIQPLADARHSSTRRWLEATTQAIVDEGGT; from the coding sequence ATGTCACGTCCGATAGAGCCCAAGACCTCGGCGCGCCAGAGGGACGCCGACCGCACGCGTGCCGCCCTGCTCGCCGCCGCACGGACCCTGTTCTCCACGCGAGGCTTCGCCAACACCGGGGTGCGCGACGTGGCGGACCTCGCCGGGGTGAACTCCTCGCTCGTCGGCCGCTACTTCGGCTCGAAGCAGGGGCTGTTCCGGGCGACGTTGGAGCAGGTCATCGACATCTCTCCGCTGATCCAAGGGGACCGGCGCCGCTTCGGCGTGGACGTGGTGGCGGCCTTCCTGGATGCGGAGGACGCACCGGGCCCGCTGGCGATGATGATCCTCTCGGCGGCGGATCCCGAGGCGCACGCGGCGAGCGTCGAGATGCTCCAGACGCAGGTCATCGCGCCGTTGGCCCGGTGGCTGGGGGAGCCGGATGGCGAGGGGCGCGCGGCGCGGCTCAACATGCTCTGGACGGGCTTCCTCACCATGTGGAGGTTGCTGCCCATTCAGCCGCTCGCCGATGCGCGCCATTCCTCCACCCGCCGCTGGCTGGAGGCCACGACCCAGGCGATCGTCGACGAAGGCGGGACCTGA
- a CDS encoding ATPase, T2SS/T4P/T4SS family — protein MTAPPATAETLIAALTRSLQEEGFDAGTPPPAGTLEEAALALFTLAERVRASFFSVWADTLDDGTVAAGVTLLFLPRVDAGSKGMLGREPKRVRQHYDPVLHAALGRALGTVAQRGQDPRRPTRGQVSSPPGAEAPEWLFLVDFQDGDLGSEVSALVRDREAQALFRPFSALPLSPEEAGFLDQTFFSPKMLFQGHMVLFTGEPAPERAAAWRAALAVLPRHMNTLVALERPLPLDPRTGALLLDEKLTLERAISAFSRQDPDLVFIETAQTREELRMLAHISITGHGVVAQLDADTPEAAVRRLNEAAGTPRQPVLVHCSREPGGTARLTVYTVSYGAGDTLQVARWTP, from the coding sequence ATGACCGCTCCTCCCGCCACCGCCGAGACCTTGATTGCCGCGCTGACCCGCTCGCTCCAGGAGGAGGGGTTCGATGCTGGGACTCCGCCCCCCGCCGGGACCTTGGAGGAGGCCGCCCTGGCCCTGTTCACCCTGGCGGAGCGGGTCCGGGCCTCCTTCTTCTCGGTCTGGGCCGATACCCTCGACGATGGCACCGTGGCCGCGGGCGTGACGCTGCTCTTCCTGCCGCGGGTGGACGCCGGGTCCAAGGGGATGCTTGGGCGGGAGCCCAAGCGGGTCCGGCAGCACTACGATCCGGTGCTCCATGCCGCGCTGGGCCGGGCACTGGGCACCGTGGCCCAGCGCGGCCAGGACCCCCGCCGTCCGACCCGTGGCCAGGTGTCCTCGCCCCCTGGGGCCGAGGCGCCCGAGTGGCTCTTCCTCGTGGACTTCCAGGACGGCGACCTGGGCAGCGAGGTCTCCGCGCTGGTCCGGGACCGCGAGGCCCAGGCGCTCTTCCGCCCCTTTTCCGCGCTGCCCCTGTCCCCGGAGGAGGCCGGCTTCCTCGACCAGACCTTCTTCTCGCCGAAGATGCTGTTCCAGGGCCACATGGTGCTCTTCACGGGGGAGCCCGCCCCGGAGCGGGCCGCGGCGTGGCGCGCGGCGCTGGCGGTCCTCCCCAGGCACATGAACACCCTGGTTGCGCTCGAGCGGCCCCTGCCGCTGGACCCCCGGACTGGCGCGCTCCTCCTGGACGAGAAGCTGACCCTGGAGCGGGCGATCTCCGCCTTCTCCCGGCAGGATCCCGATCTGGTCTTCATCGAGACCGCACAGACGCGCGAGGAGCTGCGGATGCTCGCGCACATCTCGATCACCGGGCACGGGGTCGTGGCCCAGCTGGACGCGGACACCCCCGAGGCGGCGGTCCGGAGGTTGAACGAGGCGGCGGGCACGCCCCGCCAGCCGGTGCTCGTGCACTGCTCCCGTGAACCGGGAGGCACCGCGAGGCTGACCGTGTACACGGTGAGTTACGGGGCGGGAGACACGCTCCAGGTGGCGCGCTGGACGCCCTGA
- a CDS encoding winged helix-turn-helix transcriptional regulator → MEGPRRSGCPINLTLEVLGDRWSLIVIRDVMFGNRRHYRELLNQSEEGIASNILAARLKHLLEAGLLSKRDDPRHRQKAIYSLTEPAIQLVPLLAHMGAWGVRHTPVTEELAIRARLLEQGGPALWEAFMEELRAVHLGAPAPSRSVLAELQAAFEQTVRNRAHAPGE, encoded by the coding sequence ATGGAAGGACCGCGCCGCTCGGGATGCCCGATCAACCTGACGCTGGAGGTGCTCGGCGACCGCTGGAGCCTGATCGTCATCCGTGACGTCATGTTCGGCAACCGGCGCCATTACCGCGAGCTGCTGAACCAGTCCGAGGAGGGCATCGCCTCCAACATCCTCGCGGCCCGGCTCAAGCACCTGCTCGAGGCGGGCCTGCTCTCCAAGCGCGACGACCCCAGGCACCGGCAGAAGGCCATCTACAGCCTCACCGAGCCCGCCATCCAGCTCGTGCCGCTGCTCGCGCACATGGGGGCCTGGGGCGTGCGGCATACGCCCGTCACCGAGGAGCTGGCGATCCGCGCGCGGCTGCTGGAGCAAGGGGGCCCAGCCTTGTGGGAGGCCTTCATGGAGGAGCTTCGGGCGGTGCATCTCGGCGCGCCCGCGCCCTCCCGCTCAGTCCTCGCTGAACTCCAAGCGGCCTTCGAGCAAACCGTGCGCAACCGCGCTCACGCCCCGGGCGAATGA